Proteins encoded by one window of Candidatus Nitrosocosmicus hydrocola:
- a CDS encoding cyclic nucleotide-binding/CBS domain-containing protein, whose protein sequence is MSNQVVSIDSTKTALDAALLMKEKRISSLIVQDNDQLLGIITERDFVKRVCANDKKSSDVGITELMSKIQTYAAPDTPVDVAVQRMINNRIRRLPVISNGKVVGIITVTDLAKELRRIMLTQGIIELID, encoded by the coding sequence ATGTCAAATCAGGTCGTATCCATCGATTCTACCAAGACCGCATTAGACGCCGCTTTATTAATGAAGGAAAAAAGGATCAGTTCACTAATAGTTCAAGATAATGATCAATTACTGGGAATCATAACTGAAAGAGATTTTGTAAAGCGTGTATGTGCTAATGATAAAAAATCCTCAGATGTAGGTATAACTGAATTAATGTCTAAAATTCAAACCTACGCTGCACCTGATACCCCTGTTGATGTGGCCGTTCAAAGAATGATAAACAATCGGATTAGGAGATTGCCTGTAATTTCAAATGGAAAAGTTGTCGGAATTATTACTGTGACTGACCTAGCAAAGGAATTGCGACGGATTATGCTAACGCAGGGAATTATCGAACTAATAGACTAA
- a CDS encoding 30S ribosomal protein S13: MSVEEFKHILRIAGKDIEGSRKSVVALSQVKGVGYNLSQVILQSLNINPYLRVGFLTDKELSDIENALKNIGTVGVPKWYLNRQKDMDSGADIHLITSDLDFTQSNDVEREKSVMSWRGYRHMFGLRVRGQCTRTTGRKATAVGVKKAAGKAPAAAGGAK; this comes from the coding sequence TTGTCAGTTGAAGAATTTAAACACATTCTAAGAATTGCAGGTAAGGATATAGAAGGTAGTAGAAAATCAGTGGTTGCTCTAAGTCAAGTTAAGGGTGTTGGTTATAATTTATCACAGGTGATATTACAATCATTAAATATTAATCCGTATCTTCGTGTAGGTTTCCTCACAGATAAAGAACTCTCAGATATTGAAAACGCATTAAAAAATATTGGCACGGTAGGGGTTCCAAAATGGTATTTAAATAGACAAAAAGATATGGACTCCGGTGCAGATATCCATTTAATAACTTCAGATCTAGATTTTACTCAATCGAATGATGTAGAAAGAGAAAAATCTGTAATGAGTTGGAGGGGGTATAGACATATGTTTGGATTGAGGGTCCGTGGTCAGTGTACAAGGACTACTGGGAGAAAGGCAACCGCAGTTGGAGTAAAGAAAGCAGCGGGAAAAGCACCAGCAGCAGCTGGAGGCGCTAAGTAA
- a CDS encoding PadR family transcriptional regulator, which translates to MSRVGSAIPRGFSRHYILELLAEQPMTGKEIIDKAVVQTGGRWKPSPGLIYPLLGRLLEEGLIEEHENGRYRITKKGISIASDIKSAHNIMQKHLEVMFRIGNMGRFMTMDLIDRISAIGSTLSSNLDRMTEEEKNKYKDFLVNELKKLNNQERIQVEDRKIDDKTLV; encoded by the coding sequence TTGTCCAGAGTAGGAAGCGCAATTCCAAGAGGGTTTTCTCGTCATTATATTTTAGAATTACTAGCAGAGCAACCAATGACCGGTAAAGAGATTATAGATAAGGCAGTTGTTCAGACTGGAGGTAGATGGAAACCTTCCCCAGGGCTAATTTACCCACTACTTGGAAGACTACTTGAAGAAGGATTAATTGAAGAACATGAAAATGGAAGATACAGAATTACAAAAAAAGGAATTTCTATTGCATCAGACATCAAATCAGCTCATAACATTATGCAAAAACATCTTGAAGTAATGTTTCGAATAGGGAATATGGGAAGGTTCATGACAATGGATTTGATTGATCGCATCTCAGCTATTGGTTCTACTTTGAGTTCAAATTTGGATAGAATGACAGAAGAAGAAAAAAATAAATACAAAGATTTTCTTGTTAACGAACTTAAAAAACTAAACAATCAAGAGAGAATTCAAGTAGAAGATAGAAAAATAGATGATAAGACTTTAGTTTAA
- a CDS encoding PAC2 family protein, translated as MDDFIVFASLPDIGQVGGLVTKHLITELKADKIADIRIFEKPWVKIQEGLVDPIVDKFEIFSSKDHRIIIFSGSEQPQDPNNLLNLCSTLISFINTIGIPRQIYTAGGYHRPQLSGNPRVFAASTDKNIILNFKEKGIEILDKEIEIITWFNGLIMAISKEMGLRATGLFSEISETNKPSPLAAKSIVDLFSKIEGIRINTDKFDEDHESQLQESIRKIGPVELFKKNINPGIG; from the coding sequence ATGGATGACTTTATTGTATTTGCATCATTACCTGATATTGGTCAAGTCGGCGGGTTAGTCACTAAGCACCTGATAACAGAGTTAAAGGCGGATAAAATTGCAGATATTAGAATATTTGAAAAACCTTGGGTGAAAATTCAAGAGGGTTTAGTAGATCCGATTGTTGATAAATTTGAAATATTTTCTAGTAAAGATCACAGAATTATAATATTTTCCGGAAGTGAGCAACCCCAAGATCCCAATAATCTTTTGAATTTATGTAGTACTCTAATATCATTCATAAATACAATTGGTATACCTAGACAAATCTATACGGCAGGCGGTTATCATAGACCTCAACTTTCTGGTAACCCAAGAGTTTTTGCGGCTTCTACTGATAAAAATATAATTCTCAACTTCAAAGAAAAAGGTATAGAAATTTTAGACAAAGAAATAGAAATAATTACATGGTTTAACGGTCTAATAATGGCGATTTCAAAGGAAATGGGCCTTAGAGCAACAGGCCTCTTTAGCGAGATCTCCGAGACAAACAAGCCATCACCATTAGCCGCAAAATCCATAGTGGATCTCTTTTCTAAAATTGAAGGTATTAGAATTAACACAGACAAGTTTGATGAGGATCATGAAAGTCAACTTCAAGAAAGCATACGTAAAATTGGTCCAGTAGAACTGTTCAAGAAAAATATTAATCCGGGAATAGGATAG
- a CDS encoding 30S ribosomal protein S4, which translates to MGDPRKSKKSYNRPRSIWTSDQISTELYIVGSYGLRNKRELWKAQTEIARIRNQARALLALSIDVRHEKETQLLNYLSRLGLVANESSLDDVLNLKIEDILERRLQTIVMKKSNLKSPYQARQLVVHGHVSIGNRKINLPGYLVKREEESLILTHLLVSPENPESIPTS; encoded by the coding sequence ATGGGAGATCCTAGAAAATCTAAAAAAAGTTATAATCGACCTCGAAGTATATGGACGAGCGACCAAATTAGCACTGAATTGTACATTGTAGGTTCGTATGGATTAAGAAACAAGCGTGAGCTATGGAAAGCCCAGACCGAAATAGCTCGAATTAGAAATCAGGCACGGGCATTATTGGCACTTTCAATAGACGTGAGACACGAGAAGGAGACTCAGCTATTGAATTATTTGTCACGGTTAGGATTAGTCGCTAACGAATCTTCTCTTGATGATGTACTGAATTTAAAGATCGAAGATATTCTTGAGAGGCGTCTTCAAACTATTGTTATGAAAAAATCCAATCTAAAATCACCCTATCAAGCCCGACAATTAGTTGTCCATGGACATGTTAGTATTGGAAACAGGAAAATCAACCTTCCTGGTTACTTGGTAAAGCGAGAAGAAGAGTCGCTTATACTAACTCATTTATTAGTCTCTCCAGAAAATCCTGAATCAATTCCTACTAGCTAG
- a CDS encoding M3 family oligoendopeptidase, whose protein sequence is MKLKTGEWDLSSLVKNPKSEEMNDRLSRINSLIKSFEETKSLLNQDISPVEFVKLIRDSEIIAEELSLVTSYAYLKYAENTSSNISAGLVTKLSNFATEATNKLLFFDLWFKKILDDYNANRLVEGAPSVYRDYLVHERSMSKYTLNESEEKIINILDVTGMNALIKIYDRLSNSFEFEYVEIKGKKKVKKHFTNKEKLISLVRSSRSSERVAAYKALLSTYKKNSGVLGEIYLNRILNWHNEFIELRKFPTPISVRNLSNNISDESVTALLNVCKLNSKVFQRYFTEKAKMLGIKKLERYHLYAPLKTQKRDTVEYGKALKIVLEAFEGFHPEFKTIVQTLITKKHIHSKLQDNKQSGAFCSTVSPSIEPYVLLNFDGTLRDISTMAHEFGHAIHSVLASDKPISVQHPSLPLAETASVFGEMILNDKLLNTVPKKEKRILLAEQIDDFYATIMRQAYFTIFEIDAHKMVGRDSATTTDQLCDLYLDNLKTQFGTSMKLSDDFKYEWLYIPHFYHSPFYCYAYSFGNLLVLSLYQQFKKEGNDFIPKYLSILSSGGSRKPEDLLQESEIDITKESFWQKGFDFVSENIQTLKNAE, encoded by the coding sequence GTGAAATTGAAGACTGGAGAGTGGGATTTGTCATCTCTTGTTAAAAATCCAAAGTCTGAAGAAATGAATGACAGATTAAGTAGAATCAACTCGTTAATAAAATCATTTGAAGAAACTAAATCTTTACTGAATCAAGACATTTCTCCAGTTGAATTTGTCAAATTAATTCGAGACTCTGAAATTATCGCTGAGGAATTGAGCTTGGTTACGAGTTATGCTTATCTTAAATATGCAGAAAACACTTCTTCAAATATTAGTGCCGGTTTAGTTACTAAACTGAGTAACTTTGCGACTGAAGCAACCAATAAATTGTTATTTTTTGATCTCTGGTTTAAAAAAATTCTTGATGACTATAATGCAAATAGATTAGTTGAAGGCGCCCCATCAGTTTATAGAGATTATTTGGTTCATGAACGTTCAATGTCAAAATACACACTGAATGAATCAGAAGAAAAGATAATCAATATACTAGATGTTACTGGAATGAATGCTTTAATTAAAATTTATGATAGATTGTCAAATTCGTTTGAGTTTGAATATGTAGAAATAAAGGGAAAAAAGAAGGTTAAAAAACATTTTACCAATAAAGAGAAATTGATTTCATTAGTAAGAAGTTCAAGATCTTCAGAAAGAGTTGCAGCATATAAGGCATTGTTATCTACCTATAAGAAAAATAGTGGCGTATTAGGTGAAATCTACTTAAATCGTATACTAAATTGGCATAATGAATTTATTGAACTCCGGAAATTTCCAACTCCAATATCAGTAAGAAATCTTTCAAATAACATTAGTGATGAATCGGTCACTGCGTTATTAAACGTATGTAAATTAAATTCTAAGGTTTTTCAGAGATACTTTACAGAAAAAGCAAAAATGTTAGGGATTAAAAAATTAGAAAGATACCATTTATACGCTCCATTAAAAACGCAGAAGAGAGATACGGTTGAATATGGTAAAGCCTTGAAAATAGTATTGGAGGCTTTTGAAGGGTTTCATCCTGAATTCAAAACTATCGTTCAAACATTGATAACGAAAAAACATATACACTCCAAATTGCAAGACAACAAGCAAAGTGGGGCATTTTGTTCAACGGTTAGTCCATCAATTGAACCCTATGTACTCTTAAATTTTGACGGGACTTTAAGAGATATTTCAACCATGGCACATGAATTTGGACATGCCATCCATAGCGTACTAGCATCCGACAAACCCATTAGTGTTCAACATCCTTCCCTACCATTGGCTGAAACAGCATCAGTATTTGGAGAAATGATACTAAATGACAAACTATTAAATACAGTTCCCAAAAAAGAGAAACGTATTCTACTTGCCGAACAGATAGATGACTTTTATGCAACCATTATGAGACAAGCGTATTTTACCATTTTCGAGATTGATGCACACAAGATGGTGGGCCGAGACAGTGCTACAACAACTGATCAACTATGTGATTTATATTTAGACAATCTAAAAACGCAATTCGGTACGTCCATGAAGTTGTCTGATGATTTTAAGTATGAGTGGCTGTACATACCACATTTTTATCATTCACCATTTTATTGTTACGCATATTCATTTGGAAACCTTTTGGTTTTATCGCTTTATCAACAATTCAAAAAAGAAGGAAATGATTTCATTCCAAAATATCTGAGTATCCTTTCCTCCGGGGGCTCTAGGAAACCTGAAGATCTATTACAAGAAAGTGAAATTGACATTACCAAAGAAAGCTTTTGGCAAAAAGGCTTTGACTTTGTGAGCGAAAATATCCAAACTCTTAAGAATGCCGAATAG
- a CDS encoding Sjogren's syndrome/scleroderma autoantigen 1 family protein has product MNNDSIKQGAYYLLRGGTLLSEPCKKCGNLQIKFKGEILCMNCQAETKKENLPSITVDREAPITDKNELHDTEQDLIGVEKFRTTIDTNLVLDEIENRLVKSISELGMQLTGNDCSKEYRNALKGIKECLKILEIIKRLKGITG; this is encoded by the coding sequence ATGAATAATGATTCCATAAAACAAGGAGCCTATTACTTATTGAGAGGAGGCACATTGTTATCAGAGCCATGTAAGAAATGTGGAAATTTGCAAATAAAATTTAAGGGAGAAATTTTATGCATGAATTGCCAGGCAGAGACGAAGAAGGAAAATCTACCCAGCATCACTGTGGATAGAGAAGCACCAATAACAGATAAAAATGAGCTACATGATACGGAGCAAGATTTGATTGGGGTTGAGAAATTTAGGACCACAATTGATACAAACTTAGTTCTGGATGAGATTGAAAATAGATTGGTTAAAAGTATCTCGGAATTGGGAATGCAATTAACAGGAAATGATTGTTCAAAAGAATATAGAAACGCATTAAAAGGTATTAAAGAATGTTTGAAAATCCTCGAAATAATAAAAAGACTAAAAGGAATCACAGGATAA